In Vigna unguiculata cultivar IT97K-499-35 chromosome 3, ASM411807v1, whole genome shotgun sequence, a single genomic region encodes these proteins:
- the LOC114179450 gene encoding cell division cycle-associated protein 7-like has protein sequence MGTRKKKREEEEEEPLPSLSHDNANGSDSQSEEGSERGDDSSRYEQARNQRIKENMERMNKLGLFDLSLKLKRPKQNPLPKKKKAIQPNHSPQRRSSRIMSLVPINYSERRNRESASKEDDVVEIYIPEGTNPEGYTEEHEEHLGDCESAWELYVDGYDEDGNRIYDPIKGETCHQCRQKTLGQHTHCSKCELLQGQFCGDCLYMRYGENVMEANRNNKWVCPPCRGICNCSRCRRGKGWMPTGNIYSKVSKLGFKSVAHYLIKTRGTELEGPDAENSVADEKSETSADTTPNRPTRTRASKKRS, from the exons ATGGGCACTCGcaaaaagaagagagaagaagaagaagaagaacccCTTCCTTCTCTTTCCCACGATAATGCTAATGGTAGCGACTCCCAAAGTGAAGAAGGGTCCGAAAGAGGAGATGATTCTTCACGTTACGAGCAAGCTAGGAACCAAAGGATCAAAGAGAACATGGAGAGAATGAACAAGCTTGGCTTGTTCGACTTGTCTCTCAAACTCAAACGCCCAAAACAAAACCCTCTCCCCAAGAAGAAGAAGGCCATCCAACCCAACCATTCGCCCCAGAGACGTTCTTCCAG AATAATGAGCCTGGTACCAATTAACTATTCTGAGAGACGGAATCGTGAATCTGCAAGTAAGGAAGACGATGTAGTAGAGATTTATATACCAGAAGGTACAAACCCTGAAGGTTACACTGAAGAGCATGAGGAGCATCTGGGAGACTGTGAGAGTGCTTGGGAATTGTATGTGGATGGATATGATGAGGATGGGAACCGTATATATGATCCAATCAAAGGAGAGACATGCCATCAATGCAG GCAGAAAACTCTTGGCCAGCACACTCATTGCAGCAAATGCGAATTACTCCAAGGGCAATTTTGTGGAGATTGCTTGTACATGAG ATATGGAGAAAATGTGATGGAAGCCAACCGTaataacaaatgggtttgcccTCCTTGTAGAGGAATATGCAACTGTAGTCGTTGCCGCAGGGGAAAAGGTTGGATGCCTACTGGCAACATATACAGTAAG GTGTCAAAGCTGGGTTTCAAATCTGTGGCTCATTATTTGATTAAAACTCGTGGCACTGAGTTGGAAGGGCCAGATGCTGAAAATAGTGTTGCTGATGAAAAATCAGAGACATCTGCGGATACCACACCGAATAGACCAACTCGCACGAGGGCATCAAAGAAGAGGTCTTAG